In Carassius gibelio isolate Cgi1373 ecotype wild population from Czech Republic chromosome B17, carGib1.2-hapl.c, whole genome shotgun sequence, a single window of DNA contains:
- the kiz gene encoding centrosomal protein kizuna isoform X1, which produces MATTVNNAPCHTEEKSEQNANVMAFCNTEYFDQIGNIQKSMNERERWRHELEEKLFAYLRSEERLTKLKCAKMHCYYKELCEREQQAKTRNLELLGNVENLASKMNEFSIDCSRLLQKRLECKNHITRLKEDRKKMGSRGESEADELPSSFKLPSKQGSSQSAVVFTGHQTSNGSSRNDGVTTTRSPSQTELIPNHPLLSPLQSGLCMHSHLSKAADTAISSDDILNSGDFLEGRHLSDVHEKQMKSDWDVFQRTGEQHRWEELNSPHTTLKEAEVSSRSATAKKPAHIVSLERCPSRSPSSDTTDPRDSSQYMNSGGDDEEVSAEDEGDSSPRHQDLSDHTNSRHQALRGDVVIQEQHVISFQTKGGTHKQVNTQEPGRSYSHESPNRLSMEGFCHLLHSIERRLSAKDMNLYRSTVHEQKLDDIISICGQCGRLDGVEVHACGAVVLQQLPLLSCSLSHGCLLPSDLINTHWSSATKPEQIRSCLSADSALLWDCCFRHFLQLQQQKILSIDHIIQLFTPLLVPNNATYTEKAGELLKRLLTHEPENHQPSESELSSSCSLPSLLDDSVEIKAARPSTTREQTVGAQGIQSAEEDSADQSPVESIPIRETKAYQLLKQSVAQERHWSDSEEEDSEPSDINKLERSEALRESLAQNSRKTAENKAFSAVQSKAFWGESDDSNSEIEMALRPQSRNTSSHDFDDFYD; this is translated from the exons ATGGCAACCACTGTAAACAACGCGCCCTGCCACACCGAGGAGAAGAGCGAACAAAACGCTAACGTTATGGCTTTCTGCAACACCGAGTATTTCGACCAGATTGGGAATATTCAAAAGAGCATGAACGAACG gGAAAGATGGAGACATGAGCTGGAGGAAAAACTGTTTGCCTATTTAAGATCAGAAGAAAGATT GACTAAGTTGAAGTGTGCCAAGATGCACTGCTATTACAAGgagctgtgtgagagagagcagcaAGCAAAGACACGCAACCTTGAGCTTCTTGGGAATGTGGAGAACTTGGCATCAAAAATGAACGAATTCTCCATTGATTGTAGCCGGCTGCTTCAAAAGAGG CTGGAGTGCAAGAATCACATTACCAGACTGAAGGAAGACAGGAAGAAAATGGGGAGCAGGGGGGAATCGGAAGCAGACGAG CTCCCGAGCAGCTTCAAGCTTCCCAGCAAACAGGGATCATCACAGAGTGCTGTCGTCTTCACGGGTCACCAGACCTCAAACGGCTCATCAAGAAATGATGGCGTCACAACCACACGCTCACCATCTCAAACAGAGCTGATACCTAATCATCCTTTACTCTCTCCTCTACAAAGTGGCCTTTGTATGCACTCGCATCTTTCAAAAGCCGCTGACACTGCCATTTCATCTGATGACATTCTAAACTCAGGTGATTTTCTTGAGGGCAGACATTTGAGTGACGTGCATGAAAAGCAGATGAAGTCTGATTGGGACGTCTTTCAGAGGACAGGAGAGCAGCATAGATGGGAAGAACTAAACTCACCTCACACAACCCTGAAAGAAGCCGAGGTGTCCTCTCGATCTGCGACCGCGAAGAAGCCTGCACACATTGTGTCATTAGAGAGGTGTCCGAGCCGCAGTCCTTCCTCAGATACTACTGATCCAAGAGATTCCTCACAATACATGAACTCTGGAGGTGACGATGAGGAAGTGTCTGCAGAGGATGAAGGTGACTCTTCACCAAGACATCAAGATCTTTCAG ATCACACTAACAGCAGACATCAAGCCTTGAGGGGAGATGTTGTAATTCAAGAACAGCATGTAATATCCTTTCAAACCAAAGGTGGCACACACAAGCAGGTCAACACACAGGAACCTGGAAGGTCTTACTCTCACGAATCCCCTAACAG GCTCTCCATGGAAGGATTTTGTCATCTTCTGCACAGCATTGAGCGACGTCTCAGTGCTAAAGACATGAACCTCTACAGAAGCACAGTCCATGAGCAGAAACTCGATGATATCATCAG TATATGTGGTCAGTGTGGGCGTCTGGATGGTGTGGAAGTGCATGCGTGTGGTGCTGTGGTTCTGCAGCAGCTGCCCCTGTTGTCCTGCAGTCTATCTCACGGATGCCTGTTACCCAGTGATCTGATCAACACTCACTGGTCATCAGCTACAAAACCAGAACAGATCAG GTCGTGTCTGTCAGCTGATAGTGCTCTGCTGTGGGACTGCTGCTTCAGACACTTCTTACAGCTTCAGCAACAGAAAATCCTCAGCATCGACCACATCATCCAGCTCTTCACTCCCCTCCTAGTGCCAAATAATGCCACCTACACTGAGAAG GCAGGGGAGCTTTTGAAGAGGCTTCTGACCCACGAACCTGAGAACCATCAGCCATCAGAAAGTGAACTGTCATCTTCTTGCAGCTTGCCCTCTCTTCTGGATGACAGTGTGGAAATCAAGGCCGCCAGGCCTTCCACAACAAGAGAGCAAACTGTTGGAGCACAAG GAATTCAAAGTGCTGAAGAGGACAGTGCCGACCAAAGCCCAGTGGAAAGTATTCCTATTAGAG agaCCAAAGCATATCAGCTGCTTAAACAGTCTGTGGCACAAGAGAGGCACTGGAGTGACTCAGAGGAGGAGGATTCTGAGCCGTCAG ACATTAACAAATTGGAGAGGTCTGAGGCGCTCCGGGAGTCTTTAGCACAAAATAGCAG GAAGACTGCAGAAAATAAAGCTTTCTCTGCTGTCCAGTCAAAGG CATTTTGGGGAGAATCAGATGACAGCAATTCAGAGATCGAAATGGCCTTGCGTCCTCAGTCCCGCAACACCAGCAGCCATGACTTTGATGATTTTTATGATTAA
- the kiz gene encoding centrosomal protein kizuna isoform X2 has translation MATTVNNAPCHTEEKSEQNANVMAFCNTEYFDQIGNIQKSMNERERWRHELEEKLFAYLRSEERLTKLKCAKMHCYYKELCEREQQAKTRNLELLGNVENLASKMNEFSIDCSRLLQKRLECKNHITRLKEDRKKMGSRGESEADELPSSFKLPSKQGSSQSAVVFTGHQTSNGSSRNDGVTTTRSPSQTELIPNHPLLSPLQSGLCMHSHLSKAADTAISSDDILNSGDFLEGRHLSDVHEKQMKSDWDVFQRTGEQHRWEELNSPHTTLKEAEVSSRSATAKKPAHIVSLERCPSRSPSSDTTDPRDSSQYMNSGGDDEEVSAEDEGDSSPRHQDLSDHTNSRHQALRGDVVIQEQHVISFQTKGGTHKQVNTQEPGRSYSHESPNRLSMEGFCHLLHSIERRLSAKDMNLYRSTVHEQKLDDIISICGQCGRLDGVEVHACGAVVLQQLPLLSCSLSHGCLLPSDLINTHWSSATKPEQIRSCLSADSALLWDCCFRHFLQLQQQKILSIDHIIQLFTPLLVPNNATYTEKAGELLKRLLTHEPENHQPSESELSSSCSLPSLLDDSVEIKAARPSTTREQTVGAQETKAYQLLKQSVAQERHWSDSEEEDSEPSDINKLERSEALRESLAQNSRKTAENKAFSAVQSKAFWGESDDSNSEIEMALRPQSRNTSSHDFDDFYD, from the exons ATGGCAACCACTGTAAACAACGCGCCCTGCCACACCGAGGAGAAGAGCGAACAAAACGCTAACGTTATGGCTTTCTGCAACACCGAGTATTTCGACCAGATTGGGAATATTCAAAAGAGCATGAACGAACG gGAAAGATGGAGACATGAGCTGGAGGAAAAACTGTTTGCCTATTTAAGATCAGAAGAAAGATT GACTAAGTTGAAGTGTGCCAAGATGCACTGCTATTACAAGgagctgtgtgagagagagcagcaAGCAAAGACACGCAACCTTGAGCTTCTTGGGAATGTGGAGAACTTGGCATCAAAAATGAACGAATTCTCCATTGATTGTAGCCGGCTGCTTCAAAAGAGG CTGGAGTGCAAGAATCACATTACCAGACTGAAGGAAGACAGGAAGAAAATGGGGAGCAGGGGGGAATCGGAAGCAGACGAG CTCCCGAGCAGCTTCAAGCTTCCCAGCAAACAGGGATCATCACAGAGTGCTGTCGTCTTCACGGGTCACCAGACCTCAAACGGCTCATCAAGAAATGATGGCGTCACAACCACACGCTCACCATCTCAAACAGAGCTGATACCTAATCATCCTTTACTCTCTCCTCTACAAAGTGGCCTTTGTATGCACTCGCATCTTTCAAAAGCCGCTGACACTGCCATTTCATCTGATGACATTCTAAACTCAGGTGATTTTCTTGAGGGCAGACATTTGAGTGACGTGCATGAAAAGCAGATGAAGTCTGATTGGGACGTCTTTCAGAGGACAGGAGAGCAGCATAGATGGGAAGAACTAAACTCACCTCACACAACCCTGAAAGAAGCCGAGGTGTCCTCTCGATCTGCGACCGCGAAGAAGCCTGCACACATTGTGTCATTAGAGAGGTGTCCGAGCCGCAGTCCTTCCTCAGATACTACTGATCCAAGAGATTCCTCACAATACATGAACTCTGGAGGTGACGATGAGGAAGTGTCTGCAGAGGATGAAGGTGACTCTTCACCAAGACATCAAGATCTTTCAG ATCACACTAACAGCAGACATCAAGCCTTGAGGGGAGATGTTGTAATTCAAGAACAGCATGTAATATCCTTTCAAACCAAAGGTGGCACACACAAGCAGGTCAACACACAGGAACCTGGAAGGTCTTACTCTCACGAATCCCCTAACAG GCTCTCCATGGAAGGATTTTGTCATCTTCTGCACAGCATTGAGCGACGTCTCAGTGCTAAAGACATGAACCTCTACAGAAGCACAGTCCATGAGCAGAAACTCGATGATATCATCAG TATATGTGGTCAGTGTGGGCGTCTGGATGGTGTGGAAGTGCATGCGTGTGGTGCTGTGGTTCTGCAGCAGCTGCCCCTGTTGTCCTGCAGTCTATCTCACGGATGCCTGTTACCCAGTGATCTGATCAACACTCACTGGTCATCAGCTACAAAACCAGAACAGATCAG GTCGTGTCTGTCAGCTGATAGTGCTCTGCTGTGGGACTGCTGCTTCAGACACTTCTTACAGCTTCAGCAACAGAAAATCCTCAGCATCGACCACATCATCCAGCTCTTCACTCCCCTCCTAGTGCCAAATAATGCCACCTACACTGAGAAG GCAGGGGAGCTTTTGAAGAGGCTTCTGACCCACGAACCTGAGAACCATCAGCCATCAGAAAGTGAACTGTCATCTTCTTGCAGCTTGCCCTCTCTTCTGGATGACAGTGTGGAAATCAAGGCCGCCAGGCCTTCCACAACAAGAGAGCAAACTGTTGGAGCACAAG agaCCAAAGCATATCAGCTGCTTAAACAGTCTGTGGCACAAGAGAGGCACTGGAGTGACTCAGAGGAGGAGGATTCTGAGCCGTCAG ACATTAACAAATTGGAGAGGTCTGAGGCGCTCCGGGAGTCTTTAGCACAAAATAGCAG GAAGACTGCAGAAAATAAAGCTTTCTCTGCTGTCCAGTCAAAGG CATTTTGGGGAGAATCAGATGACAGCAATTCAGAGATCGAAATGGCCTTGCGTCCTCAGTCCCGCAACACCAGCAGCCATGACTTTGATGATTTTTATGATTAA